One Algihabitans albus genomic window, CTCCAGCCCTCTCAGGGCCTTTTGGCGAAAATCGACCCGGCCATGACCGATTTGCCGTGATCTGCCTGCTGGCGCCGATTCACCGGGCTCCATTCACCTGGCTCCATTCACCGGGGCCGGTTGCTGTCGGCCTTTCGGCGTGGCAGCTTCCCTCCCGGCAAACGAGCAGTCACGGGAAGGAAGCAAGCAGCGATGGGCGAGCGTTTGAAGGACAAGGTCGCGGTGGTCACGGGGGCCGCGCAGGGCATCGGCCGAGCGGTGGCGGAGGTTTTCGCGGCCGAAGGCGCCCAGGTCGTGCTGAGCGACATCGAGCAGGCGGCCGGCGAGGCCGCGGCGGAGGCGATTCGCCAATCCGGCGGCTCTGCGCGCTTCGTCGCCTGCGACGTCGGCGACAAGGCCCAGGTCGATGCGCTGATCACCGCCGCGGTGGAGGCTTACGGGCATCTCGACATCGCCGTGGCCAACGCCGGTATCGTCATCGCGAAGGACTTCCTGGAATTGGAGGAGGAGGACTGGGACCGCACCATGCGGGTCAACCTGAAGGGCGTCTTCCTGACCGGCCAGGCGGCGGGCCGCCAGATGGTGGCGCAGGTGGCGGCGGGGCGACAAGGCGGCGCCATCGTCAACATGTCCTCGATCAACGGCGTGGTCGCGATCCCGGCCATCGCGCCCTACGTCTCCAGCAAGGGCGGGGTCGACCAGCTCACCAAGGCCATGGCTCTGGCCCTGGCGCCCCACGGCATCCGGGTCAACGCCATCGGGCCCGGCTCGATCGCCACGGAAATGGGTCAAGCCGTGCTCAATGATCCCGAAAAGCGCCGCAACGCCATGTCGCGCACGCCGCTCGGCCGGATGGGCGAGCCGGAGGAAATCGGCCGCGTCGCGCTGTTCCTGGCGACCGCCGACTCCAGCTACATGACCGGCCAGACCATCTATCCCGACGGCGGCCGCCTCGCGCTCAACTACACGGTGCCGGTGGAGGAGTGACGCCAAGCCGCGCGGCATGAAAAAAGGCGCCCTCGGGCGCCTTTTTTGCTGTTCCCTAGTCGGGCAGCTTGAAGGGGTAGTTGTCCGGCATCGAATCGCCGAAGTTGCTGGGCAGCTCTGGGCCCGGCTCGTAATGCGGCTGCGGCTCTTCCTTGACCACGGCCTCGGGCCGGGCCTTGCGGGCCTTGGCGACGGTGGCGTTGAGATCCGACTGGGTGCAGAGGCCGAGCAGGACGGGATCCTTGGGCCGAATGTTCGGCGAATTCCAGTGGCTGCGGTCGCGCACGGCGCCGATGGTGTTCTTGGTCGTGCCGATCAGCTTGGCGACCTGACTGTCCTTCAGTTCCGGATGGAAGCGTAGCAGCCAGGCGATGCCGTCCGGCTTGTCCTGGCGCTTGGCGACCGGGGTGTAGCGCGGACCCTTGGTGCGCTTGGCCGGCTGGGGCAGATCCTGCTTCAGCAGCTTCATGCGGTAGCCGGAGTCCTGCTGGGCGCGCTCCAACTCGGTCTTGTCGAGCTGGTTGCTGGTCACCGGGTCCATGCCCTGAATTCCCACCGCGACCTCGCCGTCTGCGATTCCCTGAACCTCCAGGGGATGCATGCCGCAGAAGGCGGCGATCTGATCGAAGGTCAGCGCGGTGTTCTCGACCAGCCAGACGGCGGTCGCCTTGGGCATCAGGGGCAGGGTATCGGCCATTGTCGTCCTCCTTCGCACCGGCGGTTACCGACCGGCACTTGCATTGCGCCGCTAGGGCGGCAATGCCGTTGTTCTGATAAGCGGGGAGCTTTCCCGCTATATAGAGCTTGTCGGTTTCGGACGAAAGCCCGTTCTGCCCCTTCGATGGGATTCCGCCGGGATTCCGGGCCGGTCACCTCCCCCCCGCGTCGCCTCCGCTGCGGAGTCCTCCACATGCGGCGCAGGACCGGAGAGCCGAACAGGCGGCGATGAAAGACGGCGGCGGCGGCATGCAGGACGAGCAGATGCGGCCGCGCTTCGGTCAGAAAGCGACCGGACGGTGCTGCATGGCCCAGGTTTCGGTCATGGGGGCGCCCTCGTAGGCCAGGAAGGCCCGCAGTTCCAGAACCTCGGCGTCCTCCGGATAGACGTCGAAGATCAGCCGCCAGGTGTCCGTGCCGACCACCCTTAGCGCGTAGGTGCCGTCGATCTGTCCGGCGCTGGTGGTGATCATCGGTTCGATCGGGTCGGTCGATCCGAACTCGGCCAGACGCCCGCCGAGGAAGTCGATGGCGATCTTGTTGCCGCCCTCCGGGCGCGGCTGTCCGGGAACGCCGGCCCGGCCGATCCGGGTGGCGACGGTGCGGCCCAGCCCCTCCGGCGCCATGGGATCGGCCGTCCAAACCAGGCGATAGTCCCAGGCCATCTCGTCGCCCGCCGAGGTCTCCCGCTCGGGCGTCCAGAAACAGACGATGTTGTCGTGAATCTCGTCGTCCGTCGGGATCTCGATCAGCTGGACCGATCCCCTGCCCCAGTCACCCAGCGGTTCGATCCAGACAGCCGGCCGGCGCTCGTAGAAGACCGCATCGTCCTCGTAGTTGGCGAAGGCGCGGTCGCGCTGCATCAGGCCGAAGCCCCTCGGGTTTTCGTCGAGGAAGCTGCTGGTGGTGACCTGCGGCGGATTGTTGAGCGGTCGCCAGATCCGTTCGCCGGCGCCGGTCCAGAGCACCAAGCCGTCGCTGTCGTGGACCTCGGGTCGCCAGTCGCTGGCGCTGTGCCGGTTGGTTTCCGAATACCAGAACATGGAGGTCAGCGGCGCGACTCCCAACTGCGTCACGCCCTCCCGGAAGAACAGACGGGAGGTCACGGTCATCTCGGTACTCTGACCGCGCACGATCTCCATGCGGTAGGCGCCGCTCAGACTGGGGCTGTCGAGCAGCGCGTCCAGGATCAGCCGTTCGGGATTGCGCTGGTCGAGCCAGAAGGAGGTGAAACGCGGGAACTCCTCGGTGCGGCCCGGCGCCGTCGTGTCGATGGCCAGTCCGCGCGCCGAAAGGCCGTACTGGTTCATCGGGTCCGAACTGCGGAAGTAGCTTGCCCCCATCAGCGCCAGCCAATCGCCGGGATTGCCGTCGGTGTTCAACAGGCGAAAGCCGGCGTAGCCCATGTCGGCGGGAAAGTCCTCGGCCTGCAACTCACCGCGATACTCGAAGGCATTCGGCGCGTAACCGAGCTGTCGTGCGCCCTGGTCGGTCACCAGGTGAAGGGCCACGGGCAGATCGGCGAAGCGGTGCAGATGGAAGGGTGCGAGCGGCCAGGCGCCGCCCGGACCGGCCGAGACGGCGGCGGCTTCACGGAACCGGATCTGCTGGAAGGCGTCGTAGTCGACCTTCTCCAGGATCTCGGGTGCGATGCGGCGCGGTGGCGTCCAGGGGCGGCGGGCCAGAGCCCGAGCCTGCGCGACCAATTCCTCTAGATTGTATTGCTTCGCTTCCAAAAGCGGAATACTAGCAGTGCCGGTCGCGAAAGCTGGCGGGGAAAGCCCCAGCGCCGCGAGCGCACCGAAATTGGCGAGCCCAGTCACAAGTCGCCGCCGGTCGAGTGTAGGAAAGAGATTGGGAGAGTTATCGGTCATAGGCCCTTGCCGCGAGAGTAGACAATGAGTTGATCAACTTAATCCTCTTGCTCTCCCAGGATAAGATCGGCTTTGAGACATCTGTGTGGCGGTAGAATTGTTCGTCTGCTTTCACATACCGCCGGGCGAAATGCTTAACGTGAATGCAAGCACTTTTGTCTTAGAGAGTTATCGAAGTGGTCTATGGTCTGTGACTGCGCTGAGAGATTGAGGTGTGTCCATGGCTGCGGTGCAGGCCCCCGGGGGCGGTCCAGCCAGCGAAGCGAGGTGGAAGTGGCTTTTGGAAGAGTCTCCGGCCCCGATGTTGGTGACCAACGGCCTGGAGGTGCTCTTCGCGAACAAGGCGGCCGCTGAAGTCCTGGGTTACGCCGATCCTCAAGCTCTGGCGGGCAAGACCATGTGGGATCTCAATGCCGCCGAAGACTTCCCTCTGGTGCAGGAGCGGGTCCGCAGATGGCGGAATCAGGAGCAGCTCCCGCCCCGCGACGCGCGCCTGGTCTGCGCCGATGGCAGAATCAAGCAGGTCGAGGTCGCGGGCTATCCGATCGAGTACGAAGGTCAGAACGCGGTCTTCATTCGCCTGACCGACGTCTCCCAACAGCGCAGCCGGGAAGTCGCGGAACGGGAGTCTCGCGAGCGCCTGACGCTCGCCATAGACATGATCGGCGGCGCAACCTGGGTTTACGACTACAAGACCGGGGCGCTCAGCGACTACGGCGGTCTCCAGCGGCTGCTGGGCTACCCGGAGACCAACCGGGAGATCGGCACCTCGATCAACGACTTCGTTCATCCCGACGACCGTTCGCGGGTCGCGGGGCGCTTAACGCGGCAGCGGCTGGCGACACAGGACGATGTTTCCACGGAACATCGGCTGCGGCGCGCGGACGGAACCTACATCTGGGTTCGATCGCGTGCCCGGGTGATCAAGGACGAGGCCGGCGAGCCGCAACGCGCAATCGGCATCGATACGGATATCACGGCCGAGAAGCGCGAGCGCATCCTGCGTGACGGGCGCGCGGCGGCTCTCTCCGCAATCACGGCCGGTGCGCGTTTGGAGTCCGTGCTGAGGCAGATCGTCCTGACGGCCGAGCAGGCGATCGAGGGGAGTGTCGTGGCGATCCTCCGTCGCAACGGCGATACCCTCGAACTGGCAAGCGCGCCGCACCTGCCGGAGCCACTGGCCGAGCGGCTTCGTGTCCTGCCGCTGGGTGAGGCCGGCGGCAGCGCCGGACGGGCCGCCGCCTCAGGCAAGCGCGTGACTCAGGATGGGCTGGACGACGGCGACGGGTCCGCACATCCGCTGACGGCGGCGCTGCTGGCCGCCGGAATCCGCTCGGCCTGGCTGGAGCCGATCGTGGCCGGCAAGGCGCGGGTGCTAGGTGTCCTGGCGATCTACCTGCCACATTCCAGCACGCCCCGGCCGGCCGACAACGTCGTGCTGTCGGAACTCAGCGACGTCTCTCGCCTGGCGATCGAACACGCCCGCACCCAGAGGCGGCTGCGCGAAGCGCGCACCGAGGCGGAGCGCGCCAACCGGGCCAAGAGCAACTTCCTCGCGACCATGAGTCACGAACTGCGGACGCCCCTGAATGCCATCATCGGATTCTCCGAGGTGATGCAGCACGGCGTTTTCGGTCCCGTCGGCAATCCGCGTTACGAGTCCTACGTCGGCGACATCCTACAGTCGGCCCGGCATCTCCTCGATATTCTCTCCGACATTCTCGACATGTCGCGGATCGAGGCCGGCCGCTGGGAAATCAGCTTTCAGCCGGTCGATGCGCCCGCGATCCGCGGCTTCAGCCATCTGCTGACCGCCGTCGCGGAGCAGCATGGCTGCAAGCTGTCGATCGAGATTGCCGACGAGTTCCAAGTGCAGGCCGATCTCCGCGCGCTCAAACAGATCCTGATCAACCTCGTCAGCAACGCGGCGCGTTATGGCCGTCGACACGGGCAGATCCGGGTCGCCGGGTTCCTGAGGCCGGAGGGAGCCGCGCTGGAGGTGCGCGATGAAGGGCCCGGCATTCCGGCCGAGCAGATCGAGACCTTGCTGCAGCCCTTCGAACGCAGCGAGCAGGCCAAGGCAATGGTGGAAAGCGGCCTCGGACTTGGCCTGCCGATCGTCCGCCAGCTCGCGGAGCTGCAAGGCGCGGACTTCAAACTGGAGAGCACGCTCGGCGTCGGGACTTGCGCGCGCGTGGTCTTTCCCGGCAAGGACCGCGAGCCGGAGGCGTAGTGCCCGAGACGCCGCACGGCTTTGGTGGCGGAGTCCCGATCGCCTCGGGTGCCGGACTCAGGCGGCGGAGATCTCCTGCAGGAAGGCGTCCACCTGGCGGCTCAGAAGATCCGCGTCGTTCGAGAGCTCGCCGGCTGCCGAGACCACGGCCTGTGCGGCCGCGCCCGTATCGGACGACGCCGTCTCCAGGGTCCCGATGCGCGCGGACACGTCCTGGCTGCCCAGCGATGCCTCCTGGGTGCTGCGCGCAATCTCTCGGGTGGCGGCCGATTGCTGCTCGACCGCCGAGGCGATCGAGCCGGAAACTTCGTTGATGCGGTCGATGGCTTCGGAGATCGAGGCCATGGATTCGGCGGCCTCGCCGGTCGCCGACTGCATGGCCGCGATCTGCTGACTGATGTCCTCGGTGGCGCCCGCCGTCTGGGTCGCCAGGCTCTTGACTTCGGAGGCGACGACGGCGAAGCCCTTTCCAGCTTCTCCGGCACGCGCCGCCTCGATCGTGGCGTTGAGCGCCAGCAGATTCGTCTGCTCGGCGATCTCCTTGATCAGTGTGACGACGGTCCCGATCCGTTCGGCCGAGGTGACAAGCTGGCGGATCGCTTCCGCGGTACGTTCGGTTCGCGCGACGGCTTCGGTCGCGACGCTCGCCGCCTGTTGCACCTGCGTCGAGATTTCCTGGACCGAGCTGCCCATCTCCTCGCAGGCCGCCGCCGCCGCCGACACGTTGGCGGAGGTCTGTTCCGATGCGGCCGCGACCGAGATGGCCAGTTCGCTGCCGTTGCGGGCGGTGGTCAGCATGCCGGTCGCGGCGCCGTGCATCTCGCCGGCGGCCTTGCCCACCGTCCCGACGATTGCGCCGACCTTGTCCTTGAAGGTCGCCGCCAGGCGGGCCAGCGCCTCGTCCTTGGCGCGCTGATGCTCCTCGATATAGACGGAGATCGACAGCTCCATGTCCAACAGGACGGCTCTGGCGATGGCGGCCAGTTCGGCGGCGCAGGCCGTCTTGTCGGTCCGGGCCAGCCAGCCGGTCTGCATCCTCTCCAGGATACTGGCCTGCAGACCGGTCATCAGCAGCGCGTAACCGCCGATGTACCAGCGGGGGGACAGTCCGAGACGGCTGTGGGCCTGCCCGATGCGCCGCACGGACTCGATATAGCCGCTGTCGTAGGTGCCGTCGGCGATCCGCAGCCAATGCTTGAGCTGCGCGGCATGGGCCTGATTGCGATGCGCCTCGGTTGGGAACATGGCGGCCATCTCGGGGAAGCCGGACAGGTGGGCATAGAAGTCGTCCAGGATGCCCGGTAGGTGCTGTTTCAACCAAGGACGCAGAGATCTCAATCGACGGAGCGACGCCTCGTCCAACTGAATGAAATGAAGGCGGTCTTCAATCTTATCGGCGGTCACGGTCGGCGTGCTCCTGCATGGTTTATCTCTTCCCGTCTGTCTCCATTCTGTAATTTAGAAGTAAATCGGAAGTAAAATTTCCCATAATCTCAAAATATTTTAAGTAAAATGCGTGTTTATACGATAAGAGAACTTTGATGCGCCCGGCCGGAGGCTTCGAAGGAGGCACGACCAAGTGGAGGGAGACACCCTCCGCCGGCCTGCGTAAGATTAGGTCGAGGTGATCGAAGTTCGGATCGAGAGGGAATCGCGATGACCTGTTGCCGCAAGCACCGTGGATTGGCGCAGCTTGGGCGGGCACCCGGCCGCGGGTTCGGCCCGGTCCTGGGCCGCAGGCAGATGCTGATGGGCATGCTGGCCGGTGGCGCTGTCGGACTCGCGGGCTGCTCGACCAATCCGCTGACCGGGCGCGACCAGTTGATGCTGGTGAGCGATGACGAACTGGCGGCCATGTCGGTCAGTACCTGGGAACAGGTTCGGAAGGAATACGATCGCGGCGGCACGGCGGGCGAGCGTCAGGCCGTTCAGCAGGTCGGTCGCGACATGGTCGATGCCTCCGGCCTCGGCGGCACCCGAAACTGGGAGTTCGAGGTCTTCGAGGGTCCCTCCAACGCCTTCGTGCTGCCCGGCGGGCAGGTGGCGGTCTTTACCGGCATCCTGGAGGACTTCGACAACGACGCCCAGATGGCGGCCGTGGTCGGCCATGAGGTCGGTCATGTGGCGGCGCGTCACTCGGCCGAGCGGGTCAGCCAGCAGGTGCTGGCTTCGTTCGTGGTCGGCGGGACGGCGGCCATCCTGGCCGGGATCGGAACCGACCGTGCCGCGACCCAGATCGCGGTCGGTGCGCTCGGTGCCGGCGCCACCTTTGGCGTCTTGCTGCCCTATTCGCGCCGCCACGAGCTGGAGGCCGACCGCCTGGGCGTCGAGTACATGGCGCAGAAGGGCTACGACCCCCGCGAGGCGCGGGAGTTCTGGGTCGACCGGATCGAGGAGCGCGAGCGCGAGGCGCCGGCCGAATTCATGTCGACCCACCCTTCGGACGAAACGCGGATCGGCCAGATCGAGGGGCTGCTGCCCGAGGCCATGGAGGTCTATCAGCAGAATGCGGAGGCGGCTCCGGCGCCCGACGGTTTCTCGGATCGGAGCGGTCTCGCCAGCCAGGGCCGGCGTACCGAAGCGGCACCGCCGCTGGAGATGGTCGGATGCGATCTGGAGGGCCGGCGGCTGCGGGTGACACCCGAGACCTGCGTGGAGTTCGGCGGGACGCTGATCTAGCCCGCCTCCGTTCGGTCGCGGCCCTGCCTTGGTTCCGCGGTTTTGGCGGAGTGAAATTCCGCCGGATGAAGATCCGCGAAGTGAAGCGCTAAGGAGTCACGTTCCTCGCTGCCGACGGGTGGAGGATGCGCTGGCTGGACCGACTTGGGGGATACCGCGATGCCGCTGCTGCGCCGCATTGGAATCTGGATCGTTCTGAGCCTGCTTCTGGCCGCACCGCCGGTGCTGTCGGCGTCGCCCGAACAGGTGGGGCTGCCTTCCGTCGCGCAAGCCGCCGAGCGTCTGGAGGGTCGGCTCGCCGCCAACCTGGAGTTCGCCGCCGCCGCGGGGGCCGCCGTGCCGCGCGACCGCGCGCGCGTGATCGCCGAGCTGCAGGGCATCGCGGATGCCGATCTTCGGTTGCGGCGTCTGGAGGCGCTGGCGGGCGCCGGTCTGGCCCAACCCGGCGACTGGCTGATGCTGGCCCGGCTCTATCTCGATCTGCGCCAGTTCG contains:
- a CDS encoding DUF1013 domain-containing protein gives rise to the protein MADTLPLMPKATAVWLVENTALTFDQIAAFCGMHPLEVQGIADGEVAVGIQGMDPVTSNQLDKTELERAQQDSGYRMKLLKQDLPQPAKRTKGPRYTPVAKRQDKPDGIAWLLRFHPELKDSQVAKLIGTTKNTIGAVRDRSHWNSPNIRPKDPVLLGLCTQSDLNATVAKARKARPEAVVKEEPQPHYEPGPELPSNFGDSMPDNYPFKLPD
- a CDS encoding SDR family NAD(P)-dependent oxidoreductase — encoded protein: MGERLKDKVAVVTGAAQGIGRAVAEVFAAEGAQVVLSDIEQAAGEAAAEAIRQSGGSARFVACDVGDKAQVDALITAAVEAYGHLDIAVANAGIVIAKDFLELEEEDWDRTMRVNLKGVFLTGQAAGRQMVAQVAAGRQGGAIVNMSSINGVVAIPAIAPYVSSKGGVDQLTKAMALALAPHGIRVNAIGPGSIATEMGQAVLNDPEKRRNAMSRTPLGRMGEPEEIGRVALFLATADSSYMTGQTIYPDGGRLALNYTVPVEE
- a CDS encoding glucan biosynthesis protein; its protein translation is MTDNSPNLFPTLDRRRLVTGLANFGALAALGLSPPAFATGTASIPLLEAKQYNLEELVAQARALARRPWTPPRRIAPEILEKVDYDAFQQIRFREAAAVSAGPGGAWPLAPFHLHRFADLPVALHLVTDQGARQLGYAPNAFEYRGELQAEDFPADMGYAGFRLLNTDGNPGDWLALMGASYFRSSDPMNQYGLSARGLAIDTTAPGRTEEFPRFTSFWLDQRNPERLILDALLDSPSLSGAYRMEIVRGQSTEMTVTSRLFFREGVTQLGVAPLTSMFWYSETNRHSASDWRPEVHDSDGLVLWTGAGERIWRPLNNPPQVTTSSFLDENPRGFGLMQRDRAFANYEDDAVFYERRPAVWIEPLGDWGRGSVQLIEIPTDDEIHDNIVCFWTPERETSAGDEMAWDYRLVWTADPMAPEGLGRTVATRIGRAGVPGQPRPEGGNKIAIDFLGGRLAEFGSTDPIEPMITTSAGQIDGTYALRVVGTDTWRLIFDVYPEDAEVLELRAFLAYEGAPMTETWAMQHRPVAF
- a CDS encoding M48 family metallopeptidase; this translates as MTCCRKHRGLAQLGRAPGRGFGPVLGRRQMLMGMLAGGAVGLAGCSTNPLTGRDQLMLVSDDELAAMSVSTWEQVRKEYDRGGTAGERQAVQQVGRDMVDASGLGGTRNWEFEVFEGPSNAFVLPGGQVAVFTGILEDFDNDAQMAAVVGHEVGHVAARHSAERVSQQVLASFVVGGTAAILAGIGTDRAATQIAVGALGAGATFGVLLPYSRRHELEADRLGVEYMAQKGYDPREAREFWVDRIEEREREAPAEFMSTHPSDETRIGQIEGLLPEAMEVYQQNAEAAPAPDGFSDRSGLASQGRRTEAAPPLEMVGCDLEGRRLRVTPETCVEFGGTLI
- a CDS encoding PAS domain-containing sensor histidine kinase, which codes for MAAVQAPGGGPASEARWKWLLEESPAPMLVTNGLEVLFANKAAAEVLGYADPQALAGKTMWDLNAAEDFPLVQERVRRWRNQEQLPPRDARLVCADGRIKQVEVAGYPIEYEGQNAVFIRLTDVSQQRSREVAERESRERLTLAIDMIGGATWVYDYKTGALSDYGGLQRLLGYPETNREIGTSINDFVHPDDRSRVAGRLTRQRLATQDDVSTEHRLRRADGTYIWVRSRARVIKDEAGEPQRAIGIDTDITAEKRERILRDGRAAALSAITAGARLESVLRQIVLTAEQAIEGSVVAILRRNGDTLELASAPHLPEPLAERLRVLPLGEAGGSAGRAAASGKRVTQDGLDDGDGSAHPLTAALLAAGIRSAWLEPIVAGKARVLGVLAIYLPHSSTPRPADNVVLSELSDVSRLAIEHARTQRRLREARTEAERANRAKSNFLATMSHELRTPLNAIIGFSEVMQHGVFGPVGNPRYESYVGDILQSARHLLDILSDILDMSRIEAGRWEISFQPVDAPAIRGFSHLLTAVAEQHGCKLSIEIADEFQVQADLRALKQILINLVSNAARYGRRHGQIRVAGFLRPEGAALEVRDEGPGIPAEQIETLLQPFERSEQAKAMVESGLGLGLPIVRQLAELQGADFKLESTLGVGTCARVVFPGKDREPEA
- a CDS encoding globin-coupled sensor protein, with the translated sequence MTADKIEDRLHFIQLDEASLRRLRSLRPWLKQHLPGILDDFYAHLSGFPEMAAMFPTEAHRNQAHAAQLKHWLRIADGTYDSGYIESVRRIGQAHSRLGLSPRWYIGGYALLMTGLQASILERMQTGWLARTDKTACAAELAAIARAVLLDMELSISVYIEEHQRAKDEALARLAATFKDKVGAIVGTVGKAAGEMHGAATGMLTTARNGSELAISVAAASEQTSANVSAAAAACEEMGSSVQEISTQVQQAASVATEAVARTERTAEAIRQLVTSAERIGTVVTLIKEIAEQTNLLALNATIEAARAGEAGKGFAVVASEVKSLATQTAGATEDISQQIAAMQSATGEAAESMASISEAIDRINEVSGSIASAVEQQSAATREIARSTQEASLGSQDVSARIGTLETASSDTGAAAQAVVSAAGELSNDADLLSRQVDAFLQEISAA